The Terriglobia bacterium genome has a window encoding:
- a CDS encoding tetratricopeptide repeat protein has protein sequence MKIQGILVATLFLAASATGFSQASQPPSQKPASQPAESTQAAPATTPADTGAKKTPDRAESYYHFTLAHMYEELAATYGRAEYASKAVEEYKKAIEADPTSEYLNASLAELYAKTGRIRDAVLEAQDIIKRDPKNVEARRLLGRIYLRSLGDMQSGKQSQNILKLAIEQYESIVQLQPDSVEDHLVLGRLYRLAEDRVNAEKQFRIATQLQPNSEEAVTTLAILYTDEGDYDRALKVLEAIPDKERTSKIYSALGFTYEQKKDYKKAIDAYSKAVQQDGDNLDALRGLAQNLLNDGQTAAALEKYKMIVDADPQDAQTYMRIAEIYRKDGKFTEALDMLKKAQAVVPDSLELPYNLAVIYQGLGRYDEAISTLQDLIQRNQRASDLYSAGERNNMSIFLERLGTIYREDRKPQQAVETFRKMTALGDDATSRAYQQIIDTYRENHQYKEATDAAQEATQKLPNDRGLKMVLGSQLADMGQADKGLAEVKSLLKGTPDDRDVYLALAQMYSRLRRFKEAEEAVEKAQQLAAKQDDKDYVNFIAGSIYEHEKKYEKAEETFRQVIANDPRNAAALNYLGYMMADRGEHLDDALNYIKRAVALDPQNGAYLDSLGWAYFKLGKYDLAEENLRLAVQRSYDDPTIHDHLADVYQKTGRLRQAIANWERALDGWNHSLAADTEPSDVAKVQKKLEAAKVKLAREGGAQQQ, from the coding sequence ATGAAAATCCAAGGTATTCTTGTCGCAACTCTCTTCCTGGCAGCTTCCGCTACGGGGTTTTCCCAGGCATCGCAACCGCCGAGCCAGAAACCGGCAAGCCAGCCCGCCGAATCGACGCAGGCCGCGCCGGCGACCACTCCAGCCGATACTGGCGCGAAGAAAACGCCGGATCGTGCGGAGTCTTATTACCACTTCACCCTGGCGCACATGTACGAGGAGTTGGCCGCCACGTATGGGCGCGCGGAGTATGCGTCTAAAGCGGTCGAAGAATATAAGAAGGCAATCGAGGCCGACCCGACCTCGGAATACCTGAACGCCAGCCTCGCAGAACTGTACGCGAAGACCGGGCGGATTCGCGACGCCGTTCTCGAAGCCCAGGACATCATTAAGCGCGATCCGAAGAATGTAGAAGCACGCCGGTTGCTGGGACGCATTTACCTGCGGTCGCTCGGCGACATGCAGTCCGGCAAGCAGTCCCAGAACATCCTGAAACTCGCCATCGAGCAGTACGAATCAATCGTCCAGTTGCAGCCCGACAGCGTCGAGGACCACCTCGTGCTTGGGCGCCTCTATCGACTTGCAGAAGATCGCGTGAACGCCGAGAAGCAGTTCCGGATCGCCACGCAGTTGCAGCCGAACTCGGAAGAGGCAGTCACGACACTGGCAATCCTCTATACCGACGAAGGCGATTATGACCGCGCACTCAAGGTGCTCGAGGCAATCCCCGACAAAGAACGCACGAGCAAGATCTACTCGGCTCTGGGATTCACCTACGAACAAAAGAAAGATTACAAGAAAGCGATCGACGCCTACTCGAAGGCGGTTCAGCAGGACGGGGACAACCTTGACGCGCTACGCGGTCTGGCTCAGAACCTGCTGAATGACGGACAGACGGCCGCCGCCCTCGAGAAGTACAAAATGATCGTCGATGCGGACCCGCAGGATGCGCAAACCTACATGCGTATCGCGGAGATCTACCGCAAAGACGGCAAGTTCACCGAAGCGCTCGACATGCTGAAAAAGGCACAGGCGGTCGTGCCGGATTCGCTCGAACTACCCTACAACCTCGCCGTGATTTACCAAGGGCTCGGCCGCTACGACGAAGCGATCTCGACGCTGCAGGACCTGATCCAGCGCAACCAGCGCGCCAGCGATTTGTATAGTGCGGGCGAGCGTAACAATATGTCGATCTTCCTGGAGCGCCTGGGAACGATCTATCGCGAAGACCGCAAGCCGCAGCAGGCCGTCGAAACATTCCGAAAGATGACTGCTCTTGGCGATGACGCCACCTCGCGCGCATACCAGCAGATCATCGATACCTATCGCGAGAACCACCAGTACAAAGAGGCCACCGACGCCGCGCAGGAAGCAACACAGAAACTGCCCAACGATCGCGGGCTGAAGATGGTGCTTGGCAGCCAGTTGGCTGATATGGGCCAGGCGGATAAGGGCCTCGCCGAAGTCAAGTCCCTGCTGAAGGGAACACCGGACGATCGGGACGTTTACCTTGCGCTGGCACAGATGTACAGCCGGCTGCGGCGCTTCAAGGAAGCCGAAGAGGCTGTCGAGAAGGCGCAGCAGTTGGCGGCAAAGCAGGACGACAAGGACTACGTTAACTTCATAGCCGGATCAATTTACGAGCACGAGAAAAAATACGAGAAAGCGGAAGAAACGTTCCGCCAGGTTATCGCTAACGATCCACGGAACGCAGCGGCACTGAACTACCTGGGCTACATGATGGCGGACCGCGGCGAACACCTCGACGACGCGCTCAATTACATCAAGCGCGCGGTTGCGCTCGATCCTCAGAACGGCGCCTATCTCGACTCGCTCGGCTGGGCATACTTCAAACTCGGCAAGTACGATCTGGCAGAGGAGAATCTGCGGCTGGCAGTTCAGAGAAGCTACGATGACCCCACGATCCACGATCACCTCGCCGACGTCTACCAGAAGACCGGGCGGTTGCGACAGGCGATTGCGAACTGGGAACGGGCGCTGGATGGATGGAACCACAGCCTGGCCGCCGACACGGAGCCGAGCGACGTGGCCAAGGTCCAGAAGAAACTGGAAGCCGCCAAAGTGAAGCTGGCGCGCGAAGGCGGAGCGCAGCAGCAGTAA